A window of Primulina tabacum isolate GXHZ01 chromosome 4, ASM2559414v2, whole genome shotgun sequence contains these coding sequences:
- the LOC142542511 gene encoding (R)-mandelonitrile lyase-like — MAEIPYFLWPPFFVFLMFNTLISLPRLHSQRSPAYMGFVSNATEFPSEDYFDYIIVGGGTAGCPLAATLSEHYRVLVLERGGVPHGQPNLMTQDGFLQTLMEVDAYDSPAQAFTSEDGVPNARGRVLGGSSAINAGFYSRAEQGFYLRSGINWDLRVVNQSYDWVEKTIVFRPELKNWQSAVRDGMLDAGIDPYNDFRLDHVLGTKIGGSTFDSFGTRHSAADLLNFANPSNIKVVVHASVERVLLASSSSYSNAKQSATGVVFRDQMGRYHHAMVVNGGEVLLCAGALGSPQLLLLSGIGPRPYLASWGIPVSHHSPYVGQFLYDNPRNGISIVPPTPLDHSLIQVVGVTSLGAYLEAASNIIPFASPARPVFIRNPGISVHLTVATLMEKIIGPLSAGSLTLSSTDVRVNPTVRFNYFSNPGDLERCVNGTRKIGDILRSRALDDFKFHEWFGAREFRYVGPELPVDQSNDAEMREFCRRTVSTIWHYHGGCLVGKVIDKNLKLIGIDGLRVVDGSIFKVSPGTNPQATLLMMGRHVGLKLLRERMR, encoded by the exons ATGGCGGAAATACCATATTTTCTTTGGCCTCCTTTTTTCGTTTTCTTGATGTTCAACACTCTCATTTCCCTCCCCAGATTACACTCTCAACGAA GTCCAGCTTATATGGGGTTCGTGTCAAATGCCACAGAGTTCCCCTCGGAGGATTATTTTGATTACATCATTGTCGGAGGTGGCACTGCAGGCTGTCCATTGGCTGCTACCCTATCTGAACATTACCGGGTTCTTGTTCTTGAGAGAGGGGGTGTTCCCCATGGGCAGCCGAATTTAATGACTCAAGACGGATTTCTGCAAACCCTGATGGAAGTTGATGCATATGATTCCCCTGCTCAAGCCTTTACATCCGAAGATGGAGTGCCCAATGCCCGAGGTCGGGTTCTTGGAGGTAGTAGTGCGATAAATGCCGGTTTCTATAGCAGAGCGGAACAAGGTTTTTACCTAAGATCTGGGATTAATTGGGATCTCAGGGTGGTTAATCAGTCATATGACTGGGTTGAGAAGACTATTGTTTTCAGGCCTGAGCTCAAGAACTGGCAATCTGCGGTTAGAGATGGGATGTTGGATGCTGGGATTGACCCTTACAATGATTTCCGTTTGGATCATGTTTTGGGAACCAAAATAGGGGGTTCAACATTTGATAGCTTTGGTACAAGACACAGTGCAGCGGATCTCTTGAACTTTGCAAACCCATCAAACATTAAGGTGGTGGTGCACGCCAGTGTGGAGAGGGTTCTGCTGGCATCTTCATCCTCATATTCTAATGCGAAGCAATCAGCTACTGGGGTGGTTTTTCGTGATCAGATGGGTCGGTACCACCACGCCATGGTGGTAAATGGGGGTGAGGTCTTGCTGTGTGCAGGGGCACTCGGCAGTCCTCAGCTCCTGTTGCTGAGTGGAATTGGGCCGAGGCCTTATCTTGCATCATGGGGAATTCCAGTTTCACACCACTCGCCTTATGTTGGTCAGTTTTTGTACGATAATCCCAGAAATGGTATCTCCATTGTGCCACCAACTCCACTGGATCATTCTCTGATTCAAGTTGTGGGTGTTACAAGTTTAGGGGCTTATCTAGAGGCAGCCTCAAATATCATCCCTTTTGCATCCCCTGCCCGACCAGTCTTCATAAGAAATCCTGGAATTTCGGTTCATCTCACTGTTGCAACTTTAATGGAAAAAATCATCGGGCCGCTGTCTGCTGGTTCCCTAACATTATCATCCACAGATGTGAGGGTGAATCCTACCGTCCGTTTCAATTACTTCAGTAATCCTGGTGATCTTGAGCGGTGTGTGAATGGAACTAGAAAAATTGGCGACATTTTGAGAAGCCGAGCTCTGGACGATTTTAAGTTCCATGAATGGTTTGGAGCTAGAGAATTTAGATACGTTGGGCCTGAATTGCCTGTTGATCAGTCAAACGATGCGGAGATGAGAGAGTTCTGCAGGCGTACGGTGAGCACCATATGGCACTACCATGGTGGATGCCTAGTGGGAAAGGTAATTGATAAGAATCTCAAATTGATAGGAATTGATGGTCTcagagttgttgatggttcaatctTTAAAGTGTCACCTGGTACAAATCCTCAGGCTACTCTTCTGATGATGGGAAG GCATGTTGGTCTGAAGTTACTCAGGGAGCGGATGAGATAA